ATGTATAGCTGTAACTCGACTGACCGCTTACCGTCGGCACATACACGCTCCAATTTGTGCTGACTTTATCATTTTTCTCGTAAATCCGGTAACCTCGCACAGGCTCAGAGCTATTTGCTGGCGCTTTCCACGAAAGAACTGCACGGTTCCCTGACTGTCTTACTGCACTTGGATTTTCGACAATGCCGGGTTTGACGTCAGTCCGTTTAATACTGTAAGCATCATAGACGGCAAGAGGTTTATCTTTAACTGCTGTGTAGGATGTGAATTTCAGCACGTCGCTTGTAATGGAAACATCCACGAACATTTTCTTGTTGGGCTGGTCGTTTTTTGCTGCAAAAAAAGTGTCTGCATCTGGATTAATAGCATAAAATTTCGAAGCGGCCGAGTTGCCCATCAGATACACGGTCCCTTTGGGATTCAGCACATTTCCTTGCTCATCGGTAATGACATTCTTAATCGGAACGTTGTTCAGCATTTGAAAAGACCTCATATACATATGGTCATGTCCCTCAAACACCATATCCACACCCAGCTCATCAAATACAGGAATAAGATATTTCCGGTAAAATTCTACCCGGTCGCTTTCTGCCGAAGCATTATCCCCTGAAGAATACGCTCCCTTATGCATCGAGACGAATTTCCACTTCTTGTCGGTCTTTGCCACTTGATTCCGCATCCATTCCAATTGCTTCGTGAACTGAATATCCGCTTTATACGGCTTAACCTCCCCTTCGTACTGGGAATTGATCTGCATAAACAGGGCATCACCGTATTCGAAAGCATATACCGACCCGTCATGAGCGCCCGTCCCGACATCTTTTGGAAGATTAAAATGGTTATAGAAGTTGTTATTCGGATAATCCTCTATCTCATGGTTGCCGATAATCGGTGCAAATGGCACATTGGCAAATTCTTTTTTCGGCACACCTAAGAACCACTGCCACAGCTGCTCCAGATCACCGTCATCCGTTAGATCCCCTGTAAGAAGAACAAACTTGGGATCTACCGTTTTCTCGATAGCTCTCTTAAAAGTATCCTGCCACAGATCGAAATTCGATTTACTTGAGCCTTGGGTGTCGGTTACATAGAGGAAATGGAAATCCTGATTATCCGCCTTGTCCGTGGTAAAAGAACCCGCCTCGCTCCAGCCGTCCGTATCACCGTTACCGGCCCGGTAGATATACTTGGTTCCAGGCTTAAGACCGCTTGCAATAACCTTGTGGCTGGCGAACTGTTTATACTTTTTGGAGCTTCTGTCTCCTGATGTCATCAAGGTTTCAATAACTGTTGCGCTGCCCTCATAAGAAGCTGCCAGTTGTTCCGGGAACTCGCTTCCTCCCGCATTGGAGGCCTCCACTACTTGCACTACTGTACCTCTGACGGTTTCGGCTGTATACCAGTCAAAGGCAATACTTGTCTTTGGGTCTCCATTAAAAGTCATGTTCAGCAGCGTTGGTGTTTTGATGCCGGTATCCGGAGACTTCGTCTTAAAACTCCAGGTAATATCGTTCTCAGGTGTCCGGCCATCCGTAGTCCCCTTAACAAGCTCTTTTGGGATGGTCACTTTATAAGTTTTGCCGGCAGTAAAATTAGGGTGGCTGACTTTAACCGAGTCTTGACCGAGGAGCGAAGCAGAAATGTTGTTAAGAGGACCATTGTTTTCTGTGATTACAACTTGATAACCACTGTCGAGACTGATGGCTTTATTAAACTTCACAGAGATCTCTGCATTAAGGGAAACATCTGCAGCCCCTGAAGCGGGAGTTTTGCTTACCTCAAGAGTGGGAGTGTCCCCAGGTTCGCCGCTGCTACGTGTTCCTTTAATTACTACATCTTTGATTCTACTTGAGCCTGAGCTGGACACTGTTCCCCCGCTTACGCTTTTCGTAGAGTTAACCACCCAGCGGATATAGAGTACATCTTGATTGTTAGTTTCCGCAGGCAATGCGAGGTTCGTTAATTTGCAGGAATTATTAGAACAATTAAAATTGTTCTGGGTTAGAACAAGGTTGCCGCCCGCAACATCTGTCCATTCCTGCTGATCTATACTGTATTGCACCTTAAAATCCCTAGGTCCTGTACTTGAAGAAGTTTGCTGTGAAGAGAGGAAGATACCTTCGAAGCCTTGGGTAGAAAGCGTAGCAAGCCAGTATTTAGTGCCCGTTCCTTCATGCCAGCCCTGGTTGCGTACGCTGTTCTCACTGGGCTCATAGGTGTATGCATCCGTATTTGTTCCTACATCACGAATGGATGAAGCCGTTTGATATACCCCGCCTGTAGCCGGAAATACCCCGTTCTCGCCTTTGTCTTTAAAAATCCACTGGGCAATCGTTTCCTGAGCTGCAGTTACTTCGCTTGCAAGATCTTCCTCATTTCCCTCCCTTCCTGCTGAAACAAAACCGGTCAACTCCATGGCAAGCAGCAAACCTATAACCATTAGACTGATTACCTTGGGAAATCTGTTTTTGAGATAAGATTGGTGGTTATCCATTCGACCCATCTCCCTCTTCATTAATCTCACTTATCATCGAACCGCCGTCTCCAAGAAGAACGGCGGTTTTGTCTACTCTCGCATTCCTGTTATTGGAGTTCCCAGTCGGTGACTTGAAGGACTGCCGAATCTGCACCCTTCAGGTCTGTCTCTCCCATGTTGAGCAAATTGCTCCACTGCTTCACACGGTTCTTGCCGTTAGGCGGAGAGTTGTACTCATTAGTATCCACAATTTTGGTCCGTTCTTTATAGAATTTGGTCATGAAAGTCTTCTCATCTGTGCTGCTTCCTGATTTACCCAAAAGCCCTTGAAGAGTCTCGGAGCCGCCGGTAGCTCCATGGTTCAGCGCTGCATCCACGAAGGAACCAATAGTTAATGCCGAGTTAAAGCCGCGATTGCGGGCCTGCTCCACACTGTATTTAATGTAGATATTGTAGAACGTTTTCCACATAGCCTCTCTCCACTCGGGATCATTTTGCAAATTGCCGATTTTTCTGCAGAAGCTCTCTTCGCTTTCATTGATTTCGAGGATCTTCCCTTTCATCGAACCCTTGACACCGATCCGGGCCAATGCGCCTTTAACCGAAGGATTACTCGCGCCTTTGGCAGCATCATATGCCTTGAACAGTTCCGGACCGTCGGGACCGGTATCATTTGAGCCGCCTGTAGTCGCACCGAATATTCCAATCGTATACCCGCGGTCATCATCAATATCTTCACAATATCCGTAAAAATTGATCCAGTTCAGATCGTCCTGCTCCGGTTTGTTGACAAGCATCATAATATTGTTCCACTGCTCACCATCCAGACCTGTGTTGTCGCGCAAGAATTGAAGTGTTGCCGGTGAGAAATTAGAATCAGGGTTCCCTGCCGCATAACTTTTCTGTTGAGATGCATTGGACAGATAGCCATAAGAAAAAATCATTGAAAAACTGAGCAGGATCAACAATGAAAATTTCATCTTCTTGGAAACCTTACTATTCGTTGAATTAAGCACCGCAATCTCTCCTTTAATTAAATAGTTTAAGCGCTTTAACTTTGAGTGGCAGTGAACCTTATCCCCAACCTATCTGAGCATGACAGCCCTCCTTTTTTCCAACACTTGGTAATTCAATTCAAGCTTATCTCAAAAAGTTTGTCCAAACAGCACGT
The window above is part of the Paenibacillus sp. FSL K6-0276 genome. Proteins encoded here:
- a CDS encoding chitosanase, which translates into the protein MLNSTNSKVSKKMKFSLLILLSFSMIFSYGYLSNASQQKSYAAGNPDSNFSPATLQFLRDNTGLDGEQWNNIMMLVNKPEQDDLNWINFYGYCEDIDDDRGYTIGIFGATTGGSNDTGPDGPELFKAYDAAKGASNPSVKGALARIGVKGSMKGKILEINESEESFCRKIGNLQNDPEWREAMWKTFYNIYIKYSVEQARNRGFNSALTIGSFVDAALNHGATGGSETLQGLLGKSGSSTDEKTFMTKFYKERTKIVDTNEYNSPPNGKNRVKQWSNLLNMGETDLKGADSAVLQVTDWELQ
- a CDS encoding metallophosphoesterase codes for the protein MDNHQSYLKNRFPKVISLMVIGLLLAMELTGFVSAGREGNEEDLASEVTAAQETIAQWIFKDKGENGVFPATGGVYQTASSIRDVGTNTDAYTYEPSENSVRNQGWHEGTGTKYWLATLSTQGFEGIFLSSQQTSSSTGPRDFKVQYSIDQQEWTDVAGGNLVLTQNNFNCSNNSCKLTNLALPAETNNQDVLYIRWVVNSTKSVSGGTVSSSGSSRIKDVVIKGTRSSGEPGDTPTLEVSKTPASGAADVSLNAEISVKFNKAISLDSGYQVVITENNGPLNNISASLLGQDSVKVSHPNFTAGKTYKVTIPKELVKGTTDGRTPENDITWSFKTKSPDTGIKTPTLLNMTFNGDPKTSIAFDWYTAETVRGTVVQVVEASNAGGSEFPEQLAASYEGSATVIETLMTSGDRSSKKYKQFASHKVIASGLKPGTKYIYRAGNGDTDGWSEAGSFTTDKADNQDFHFLYVTDTQGSSKSNFDLWQDTFKRAIEKTVDPKFVLLTGDLTDDGDLEQLWQWFLGVPKKEFANVPFAPIIGNHEIEDYPNNNFYNHFNLPKDVGTGAHDGSVYAFEYGDALFMQINSQYEGEVKPYKADIQFTKQLEWMRNQVAKTDKKWKFVSMHKGAYSSGDNASAESDRVEFYRKYLIPVFDELGVDMVFEGHDHMYMRSFQMLNNVPIKNVITDEQGNVLNPKGTVYLMGNSAASKFYAINPDADTFFAAKNDQPNKKMFVDVSITSDVLKFTSYTAVKDKPLAVYDAYSIKRTDVKPGIVENPSAVRQSGNRAVLSWKAPANSSEPVRGYRIYEKNDKVSTNWSVYVPTVSGQSSYSYTLNGMDSAKAYNFVIKAVGTRNNSLPAEVGMQ